The DNA region TTTTGCGAATGTTACCGATTGGGCATTCTCATATGACAGTCGCTACCTGACGTTGGCGCAAAACGACACCGCCAGTGAGCTGCATAAATTGCTCTTACTGCGACTGGACAGTTTTAAGCAAGCAGAATTGGTCAACAGCCAATCTGAGCAGATAGGGGCCGTGGCGCTGAGCCGTGACGCCGCGCATTTGGCTTACACTGCGGGTAATGCGGCAGTTGTGGCTGCGGAACGTCCGTACCGTTTAGCGCTTTACAGTCTGGAAACCGGAAAGTTTTCAGCAATTCAAAGTGCCGACAAAAGTGCCGATGGCTGGTGGTTGAATCACTACAGCAAACTGAATTTTTCGGCAGATGGTCAACGACTGTTTTTCGGACGGGTGCCGCAGATCAGCCAGCAGTTTCATCTACCCAAGGTAACTCAAGAAGCGGATCTTTACCGCGAGCAGCTCATTACGGATCAGCGTGGTCTGAATATTTGGCATGGTGATGATCCACTGATTAAACCTAATGAAATCAAACAGTACGCTAAGGAACAACAGCGGACATATCTGGCCGTGTTGCACTTATCATCGGGTAATGTGGTGCAGTTAGCCGACACCACAGTGCCGGATGTGCAGCTATCAGAACACAAGCGGTTCCTGTTAGCGAGTTCAGATATTCCTTACCGTAAAATGATTACCTGGGCGGGTTTTTTCCGGGATTTCTATCTGGTGGACGTGAATACTGGCCATAAAACACAAGTTTTGGCGCAACAACCGCGCGACAGTGAACCAACTTACTCGCCTGCTGGCAAATATCTGGCATGGTATCAGCGTGGACAGATTTACCTGTATGACATTGCTGACGGTCGAAAATCTCTGTTAAGTGGCGATATCAAAACACCGTTTGCCGATGAAGATCATGACTATCCTTCGGCGGCCCCTGGTTACGGTTTTGGCCCTTGGCTAGCCGATGATTCAGCAATTTTGGTGTATGACAAATACGATATCTGGCAATTTGATACGACGAGCCATCACGGTTTCATGCTGACCGCCGGAGCCGGGCGCAAACAGCAGCGGAGCTTCCGGGTGGAGGCGTTGGCACAAGCCGATGCCGCATTCGCTCCCACGGTGAAGGATGGTGAGTCAGTGCTGTTGCAAGGATACAGTGAACGTACAAAAGCCGATGCTTTTTATCGGGCAGAAATCGGTAAGGCCGGGGTAAAAGTGCTGTTGGATGCCCCGGCAAAGCTCAAGGTGTTAGCGCGAGCCAATGCGGCGGCCACCTTTGTATTCAGCCAGCAGCGTTATGATCTCTATCCCGATCTTTATACTGCCGAGGTGCTGCATCCAGAGCGCGCCGAGCAGCAGACCACGCTAGATAAGCAGCGGCAACAACTACCTTGGGGCAAGGCGGAACTGGTGCATTGGCGTGATGGCGATGGCCGGGTAATGGATGGTGTGGTGATCAAACCGCCACATTATCAGCCAAGCAAGCGTTATCCGGTGCTGGTTTATTACTACCGCTTTATGAGTGACAGATTGTTTGCTTTCCCGGATATGAAAATCAATCACCGTCCCAATTTTGCCTGGTATGCGGCAGATGATTACGTGATTTTTTTGCCGGATATCCGTTTTGAAGTAGGTTATCCCGGGATTAGTTCGGTTAAGGCTTTGACCGCGGGAGTACAAAAGCTGATTGAATTGGGCATTGCCGATCCGGATGCTATTGGTTTACAGGGACACTCTTGGAGTGGTTATCAAACCGCCTTTGATATTACCCAGACCAATATCTTTAAGGCTGCTGTTGCCGGGGCGCCGGTGAGCAACATGACTAGTGCTTACAGTGGCATCCGTCTGGGGACTGGGCTGGCGCGTCAGTTCCAATATGAAACTGGGCAAAGCCGTATCGGCGAGAGCCTGATGCAGGCACCACAAAAATATATCGAGAATTCTCCGGTATTTTATGTGGAGCGCATTCATACGCCGCTGCTGATCATGTTTGGCGATCGTGATGATGCGGTACCGTGGGAGCAGGGGATTGAACTCTATATGGCGATGCGGCGTGCCGGTAAGGACGTAATCATGTTGCAATATAAGGACGAACCACATCATCTGAAGCAATATCCCAATAAGCTGGATTACACGATCAGAATGAAACAGTTCTTTGATCACTACTTGAAAGGCCGCAAAGCACCACAGTGGATGATCTCTGGCGAAGCCTACCGCGAGCCGGCAGCAGAAGATTAAGATGCAATAAACTCAGGGGCGAATTCGCCCCTGTTGTTTGCCACAGCCATATGACGAATGAAGCTAATGATTGTCGCTCGATTTCGCTGTGGTGGTCGCGGCATTATCTTGAGTGGGTTTGCTGTCTACCGCTTGTTGCAGATATTGCTGATAGGTGTCATCCCCCCACGCGATCAGTTGATCGTTACGAAATAACAGCGGGGTACATTCATCCTTGGTGGTGATGCCATCAGATTTGGTCTGGTGGGTGCGATAAAACAGAATGTTTAGCGTTTGCCCTTGGCTGAGTTTGGCTTCACTAAAGTCGGGACGCCCCATCAGCGCTAGCACGCTTTCCCCACTTTGCCCCAATTTAAGCTCAGTCAATTTCCCTGGTTATATATTTGGCGGTCTTCCCAACTCATATCTTCTGGGTTGGGCTTGTAAACTAATACCACCACGGCCACAAACGCGATATAAGCCAGAAATAAGGTGCCGATAACCACCGGGATTTTGCTCTTCATGTACTTTCCTTAAATGCGTTTAGATAACAGCTTTATCATCAAACACCGCGAGATCTCACAAGTAAATCGGCGATTTGTAAGCCGGTATTTATTGTGACTGCCAGCGATAATCACTGAGATTAATGTGCAAATCCAAGTCAGTGCGCAGTTTGGCTAAACGGTAACTGAGGCGTGCCATATCATAACCGTTGCGCAGTTTTTCAGCCTGTTTGCTACCCAGTTTATCTAGTGCATTATAGATGTTGGCCAGCGATCGAAAACTTTTCAGCAACTCTGCAGCTGATTTAGGGCCAATGCCGGGAATGCCAGGGATGCGGTTGCCGCTGTCACCGCTTAGTGCCATAAAATCCAGTAACTGATGGCGGCTGATCCCGAGTTTTTGCTCCAGCGCCGCCACATCCAGCCACGCGTTGCTGAAATGATCCCACTGCTGCAACCCTTTAAACTGTAGCTGACTGAAGCCCTTATCGGTTGAAACAATCACGGCTTCGCCACCATGTTGGCAGATTTTACTGGCCAGTGTGGCTATTACGTCATCGGCTTCTGAGTCGGCATTGACCGATGCCATGCCTTCTGCGGCTAACAGTTGCTTTAACTGCGGCAGATAGTCGGCAAGCAGTTGCGGCATCGGTTTCCGACCTTTTTGTAGTCCGGGTATAACTTTTTGCGCCAGGATTCTTGCTCGCCATCCCAGACAATTGCCAGATGGGACGGCTGATGGTGCAGGCAGAGTTTGCGACAGGCGCTGATGGAGCGTTGCGCCAGTCCTGCCAGATCTTGTTCATCTGGCTGCGCCGCATATAAACGGCGTACCAGATTCATGCCATCAATGATCAACAATCGGTTCATTGGCAGACCCGATAACAGGGAACATAAGTACTACCGGGTAATTTCATGCGGCCTTGGCGCACAAAGGCGTTGAGCAGCTTATCAATCATCGACATTAACTTGGCATCGCCACTGAGATTGAAGGGACCATGTTGTTCGATGTTAAGAATGGTGTCTTTCTTGACATTGCCGGCCACAATGCCGGAAAAAGCTTTGCGCAGATTGGCCGCCAACTTAGCTTTATCCTGCTGAAAATGCAGGTCGAGATTTTCCATTGCCTCATGAGTGGGAATAAAGGGTAATTGAAAATCCGCATCGATTTTCAGGCCCCACTGATATTGATAGGCATCACCAGTGAGCTTGCGATGGGCTTTGACATCCTCCATACCAAAGCGCATCACCCGTGCGGCTTCCTCGGGATCATCAATAATAATGCGATAGCGGTTTTGTGCTTCCTGGCCGAGGGTTGCACCAATAAACGCGTCAATTTCGGCAAAATATTCGGCGCTGCCAGCAGGACCTGTCAGTACCAGCGGGAAGGGGATGTCCTTGTTTTGCTCGTTGAGCAAAATGCCCAGTAGATATAGCAGCTCTTCTGCGGTGCCGGGGCCACCTGGGAAGATAATGATGCCGTGTCCCATCCGCACAAAGGCTTCCAGCCGTTTTTCAATGTCCGGCATAATCACCAATTCATTGACAATCTGGTTTGGTGGTTCAGCGGCAATGATCCCGGGTTCTGTCAGCCCGATGTAACGGGCATCGTGGATGCGTTGCTTGGCATGGCCGATAGCCGCACCTTTCATTGGCCCTTTCATTGCGCCAGGGCCACAACCGGTACAGATATCCAGTTTGCGCAGTCCTAACTGATAACCCACTTCTTTGGTGTATTTGTATTCATATTCGCTGATGCTGTGTCCGCCCCAGCACACCACGACATTCGGCTCCAGCATCGGCGAGATCACGCGGGCATTACGTAAGATATCGAAGACCACATTGGTGATATGGTTGGAATTGCTGAAGTCCAAGTGGGTGACATGACTGTATTTGTTACTGACGTAAATAATATCGCGCAGTACCGCAAACAGATGTTCCTGAATGCCCACAATAATCTGGTCATCGACAAACGCGCACGCGGGAGGATTATGCAGCTCCAGCTTTACTCCACGTTCGCGGCGGACGACGTTGATGTCAAAATCGTCAAACTGTTTGAAGAGGGCGCGGGCATCGTCGGTTTCTGAGCCTGAGGCCAGCACTGCCAATGAGCAGTTGCGATAGAGCTGGTACAGTTCACTTTGTGCGCTTTGCTTGAGTAGATCGACTTCCAGCTGCGACAGCTGATCCATGCTGCCTCTGGGATTTACTTTGACAATCATCATGACTCCTGTGCCGGACTGGCCTCATGAAGATTAGTCGATAATGACCCGGTCCCGGCTTTCGTGTTTGGCTTTATAGAGTGCAGCGTCAGCACGTTCAAAGGTGTCCAAGATATGCTCACCGTTGAACACCTGTGCTGCACCGATAGATAATGTAACTGTAATTCGCTGATTTTTAAATTTAAACGGAATATTTTTAATTTTTTCGCGTACCCGGTTTAATAACTGGGTAATGTCATTGGCGGAAACATCGGGGATCAACAGTACAAACTCTTCGCCGCCATAACGGGCGACAAATTCGGTATCGCGCAGGGAATTTTTCAACGCCATGGCAATCACCTGCAAGGTTTTGTCGCCGGTGCTGTGACCAAAACTGTCGTTGATCAGCTTGAAATGGTCGATGTCGGCCACGGCAATCCACAGTGTACTCTGGTTATGTTGGAAGCGACGGAACTCTTGCTCCATGCGTTCATCCAAGGCCGCGCGGTTGGGCAATTGGGTCAGGCTATCAAGCTGGTTAATTTTTTGCTGTTCAAACAGGCGCTCTTTATAAGACAGGGTTTCGGCTGACAGATCCGCTAACTCTTTACGCAGGGTATTGACAGATTTCTGCAGCAAGGCGGTTTCCCGTTGTTCCAGCGCCTCTTTGCGGGCCAGACTGTTTTGAAGGGCGCTCAGGTGCTCGGTAATTTTTTGCTTCAGCAGTGAGATTTCATCAATCTCATTGATGCTGCCAAGTACATTGTTGACTTGGCTATTGATCTCAAGATTCAGTCGTTGCTTTGACTGTTGGCTGTGCTGGGTTTGGCTATATGAATCGCTGACAATGTCTCTCACCGAGGTGAGCGCATCATTGAGGGTTTGCAAGAACTCCTGAGACGTGGATTTCTCGCGCGCGATATTTTCCAGCAATAATCGGAGAATCGTCTGATAGGCACTCAGTAGTTCCTCAACCTGTAAGGTGTCGCTGGAAAGCACCTCTTTCAGTTGCAATACCTGTGCACGCTGTGGTTTGGGAAATTCAATGTCAGTAATTAACTGTGCCAGTTCATGGGAAAGCTGCCGATGGATAGGCAGGAGTTCCAGCACTTCCCCTTGTTGCTGCTTTAACAGTACCTGTTCGTAGTAGCCGATGAGTTGCTCTACTTTTGGGATATATTCCCAGATACTGTGAAACGGCTTACTCAGTTCTTGGCGGAAGATACTGATCTCGCGGGAAAGCTTTTCAGGGAGACTATCAATACGTTGTAATTCACGGCTAAAATTGGTCAGTCCGGTGCGACTCTGTTCCAGTTTTCCCGTGACTAAATGGTACTGATTTTTCAGCAAACGCTCGATTTCTGGCAACTCTGGCAAGACTTCATCGAGATGCTCAAAATTGCCCACATTGATGCGGAGTTTGGCGAGTTTATTGTCCAGTTCAAGATTGTGCCCCTTACAGGCAAGGCTCATTTGGGTGATCAACTGTGCCAGCGCCATCAATTTGCTGTTACGGTCTTCGTTGATCTCTTCCAATGCCACTTTGGTAGCCTGTAATTTCTGTTTCAACAGACTAACTTGTGACACGCTCGAACTGTCGTCATTCATTCCTGTTGAGTTCCCTAGGCATCGGAAATACTGCTGGTTATGCAGGCGCTACCGTGTGGCGCTTCGCCTATCGCTAATGTTATAGCAAACCATTGCCGCTGCAAATGATCTAATATATTTGCCACTTTGGTTTTGACAGGTTGATCAAATAATATCGTGATTGTCTGATATGGCACTCATTACTGTGGGCGGCCAGTGGATCTCGCTCTTATTCCCGTTGGTCTCTATTCGGATAAAGCCACGGTCGATGCCTTTTTCTAATTGCTCATATAATGGGTTCGAAAAGATCCCCGAAGGGGTGAAATCCAACGCCGACAATGCCACATAATGACTTTCTGCCGAGGGTAAACTCAAACTGGCAGACAACGCCAGTTGCAGGGTTTCATAGAGGATCGCCGTCGGGAGTTGTACATCGGTATCGGCGAGCAAAGGGTGGGGGATAAAGCCGAAGTCGGTCATTAGCGGCTGTTCGTCCAAGGTCAGTCCGTCAAGGCGATGTTGTAATTGTTTGGCATTGAGTGCTTCTTCAAAGACCAGTCCATAGAGTCCGGGCCGCAGGCTGTATACCTGGGCTTTGCTCAGGTGGCGCAGTTTGTGTAGCAGGGTTTGTTGCCGTTTGCTGGCTTGATGGTGACCACGAACCAGATCTGCGGCAAACTCTGTCTTTACTGCCAATAACGCGATGGCTGTGCAATTCTCATATATTTGCTCGCAGAAACCACGAAACCCAGGTAAGGCGGTGATTGGGTCCGTGGTATTGCATTGCCGTATGACTGCCAGTTGGCGTTTGTGCCGATATTGTTCTCGCAGCAGGTACAGACAATAGCTGCCCGCGACCACTAACAGCAGCAGAATCGCCCCAATAAAGTAATCTCGGGTATTGAGTATCTCTTGCTGGCGCTGGTTTTGTTGCTGTAACTGGGTGACTTTTAGCGTCAGTTGTTGCTCGTTCAGCTCGCCGCTCTGACGCTGTTGTTGCTGGTCTTGCTGTTGCGCAATTTGGGATTGCTTTAGCGTGAGCAATTTATCCTGTAGCGCCACAACGGTTTGGTTGTCACCTTTGGCTTTGTAAGCGTTAACCTGGTAACCAAGGGCTTCGGCAAGTTCAGCATCGAGGTGCAGTTGCTGCGCTAGCGCTTCGGCTTTTTGAGCATGATCTAGCACTAATTCCCAGGTGTGACTGGCATTTGCTACCTGGGCGATCAGCAGTTCGTTGTACACCAGATAGTGATTGCTGTGGCGTTCACGAAATATCTTGTTAGCCTGATGCAGATAGTCCAGCGCATTTTCAGGGTTGCCCAGTTTGAAGTAGGCTTCACCGAGATTATGAAAATTCAGTCCTTGGGCGATGATATTTTGTAACTTAGCATCTATCTGTTGGGCATTGAGGTAATAATCAATGGCTTTATTCCACTCTTCTTGGTGTGCATAAACGGTGGCAATCACTGTCATACAACTGGACAAGTAAGCGTCAAAATTCAGCTTTTTAAAAGAATCTATGGCCTGATGACTATAATTGAGCGCGTCGTCCCATTGTTCCAGATCGCGGTAAAGCTTGGCGAGATTGAGCTGTAACACCGCCTTTTGGTATAACGAATTCTCTTGGGAAGATAACTGGTAAGCGGCTATATAGTGTTTTAATGCCTGCTCTAGCTTATCTTGGGAACGGAAATATTTACCCAGTTTGGTTTCAGCTTCCGCAATCAGATAACGACTGTGAAGTTGTTCGGCAACTTTTTTAGTTGGAGCAGATTATTCAGTGCTGCCTGTTGCTTTTTGAGCATAAGGCTGACAACGCCGAGATCTTCGTAAACGACAAATTTAAGCACTAAGGAGGCGGGATCGTCTTTGTTTTGTAGCAGCGATAGTGCCTGGTTATTTAATGTAATCGTTTGATTGTAATCTTGTTTTATCCTTCCTTGATAGCGACCTTCAAGATTTAACAGCATGGCTTTTTCAGCATCACTCTGCACAACCAGTTGCAGTTGATCCAAGAGTTGCCGCGCTTCAGTCTGTTTATTATTTTTTTGACTTGAACATCTAAGTTGAGACGCACTAACAGCATCATATTGTTGAGCAGCGTTTGAGGATCAAGCCGTAGCGCCTTGGCTTGTTGCTGCAATTGCGCGCGGGAACTGAATTGTAAATCCGTAGGGTAATCTTTAATGATGCTTTCGTAGAGCGCCTGCGGCGTTTCTCGCAGGGCTATCTCAGTTTCATCAGCAGTTTGAGCCGATGCTTGTGGTATCCAGCACATCATAAAAAGCAGCAATGCTGCTGTCCAAAAACGCATGTTACAGGCCTCGAAGCGAAAAGGGATTTTAATTGTTAGCTTTTATGTGGAATAGCTGAGCCAGCACTCTTCCCTTGATATAATCAGCCGCTTAAACAATAACAATGAATTAGGATGGAATTACGAGTGAAAATCAGCAGTTTGTCAATGTTGTCGTTAACCTCGTTACTTGCATTAGGGGGATGTCTCAGGCCGCCGCCGAGGTGCAGTATCAGATAGATTTATCGTCACCAGAGCACCATCTGGCCCAAGTGCAGGCGTTATTTCCTCAGACCGATAGTCATATACTGCATGTCAATCTGCCCATATGGCGTACTGGCCGTTATCAAGTGTTGCCGCTGGCGGATGGTGTGCGGCATTTCGAAGCGCGTGATGCCGCGGGGCAAGCACTGTCTTGGCAGCGAACCGATGTTGGTGAGTGGCAGGTACAACTCGACAAACCGACAGCGGTTACCATCTCTTATCAACTGTATGCTAACGAACTTGGACAACGGGTACGGCATATTGATGCCACCCATGCGTTTCTGGATGCCAGTGGTACTTTGGTCTACAGCCCGGAATTTCGTCAGGAACCGGTGCAAGTTGCCTTGCGTGTTCCCGACCATTGGCAAAGTTATTCTGGTATGGGCCGCCTCGGGGCGCAGCAATTTAGTGCAGCAAATTATGATGTGCTGGTGGATTCTCCCATTGAAAGCGGTATCAGCCAGCAGCGCAGTTTTGAGGCGGATGGGAAAGCGTATCAATTGGTGGTCTGGGGCGAAGGCAACTACAACCTAGAGCAGATAGTGAGTGATCTACAAAAGGTTACCGCCGAGTCCCAAGCGATTTGGCACGGTTATCCATTCGATCACTACGTGTTTATGGTGCATGCCACCAGTGGCGCTCGCGGTGCCACCGAACACATCAATTCGACGATTATTCAGTTGCCACGGTTTAATTTTCGCGAGCGCAAGGACTACCTGCGGTTTATCAGCACGGCGGCCCATGAATTTATCCATACTTGGAACGTGAAAGCTTACCGCCCAGCCGCGATGGTGCCATATCGCTATCAACAGGAGAACATGACCCCGCTGTTGTGGATTGCGGAAGGTTCTACCAGCTATTTCCAGAATCAGTTGCTGTTGCGTGCAGGGGTGATGACGCCAAAAGAGTTTTTGGACGATCTGGCA from Shewanella dokdonensis includes:
- a CDS encoding S9 family peptidase; this translates as MKFSTLASLLLLTILPGTLQAQPNKTLSLEDIMHFQSLTAQTLDAQGKVLAYSTAPDRGDSQGFVKRLSDGQLFTAAGGSDPIISHDGRFTLFTVKPSLLELEKSTAKARKKLKSGVLLLDNQNGAVQQFERVKAQAFSEDGKFLALWFEPEDAKKDDKADHSDNAAETASNASQKTAKEDAGSQFTVLNLATGKSQHFANVTDWAFSYDSRYLTLAQNDTASELHKLLLLRLDSFKQAELVNSQSEQIGAVALSRDAAHLAYTAGNAAVVAAERPYRLALYSLETGKFSAIQSADKSADGWWLNHYSKLNFSADGQRLFFGRVPQISQQFHLPKVTQEADLYREQLITDQRGLNIWHGDDPLIKPNEIKQYAKEQQRTYLAVLHLSSGNVVQLADTTVPDVQLSEHKRFLLASSDIPYRKMITWAGFFRDFYLVDVNTGHKTQVLAQQPRDSEPTYSPAGKYLAWYQRGQIYLYDIADGRKSLLSGDIKTPFADEDHDYPSAAPGYGFGPWLADDSAILVYDKYDIWQFDTTSHHGFMLTAGAGRKQQRSFRVEALAQADAAFAPTVKDGESVLLQGYSERTKADAFYRAEIGKAGVKVLLDAPAKLKVLARANAAATFVFSQQRYDLYPDLYTAEVLHPERAEQQTTLDKQRQQLPWGKAELVHWRDGDGRVMDGVVIKPPHYQPSKRYPVLVYYYRFMSDRLFAFPDMKINHRPNFAWYAADDYVIFLPDIRFEVGYPGISSVKALTAGVQKLIELGIADPDAIGLQGHSWSGYQTAFDITQTNIFKAAVAGAPVSNMTSAYSGIRLGTGLARQFQYETGQSRIGESLMQAPQKYIENSPVFYVERIHTPLLIMFGDRDDAVPWEQGIELYMAMRRAGKDVIMLQYKDEPHHLKQYPNKLDYTIRMKQFFDHYLKGRKAPQWMISGEAYREPAAED
- the ppnN gene encoding nucleotide 5'-monophosphate nucleosidase PpnN; its protein translation is MIVKVNPRGSMDQLSQLEVDLLKQSAQSELYQLYRNCSLAVLASGSETDDARALFKQFDDFDINVVRRERGVKLELHNPPACAFVDDQIIVGIQEHLFAVLRDIIYVSNKYSHVTHLDFSNSNHITNVVFDILRNARVISPMLEPNVVVCWGGHSISEYEYKYTKEVGYQLGLRKLDICTGCGPGAMKGPMKGAAIGHAKQRIHDARYIGLTEPGIIAAEPPNQIVNELVIMPDIEKRLEAFVRMGHGIIIFPGGPGTAEELLYLLGILLNEQNKDIPFPLVLTGPAGSAEYFAEIDAFIGATLGQEAQNRYRIIIDDPEEAARVMRFGMEDVKAHRKLTGDAYQYQWGLKIDADFQLPFIPTHEAMENLDLHFQQDKAKLAANLRKAFSGIVAGNVKKDTILNIEQHGPFNLSGDAKLMSMIDKLLNAFVRQGRMKLPGSTYVPCYRVCQ
- a CDS encoding GGDEF domain-containing protein, which encodes MNDDSSSVSQVSLLKQKLQATKVALEEINEDRNSKLMALAQLITQMSLACKGHNLELDNKLAKLRINVGNFEHLDEVLPELPEIERLLKNQYHLVTGKLEQSRTGLTNFSRELQRIDSLPEKLSREISIFRQELSKPFHSIWEYIPKVEQLIGYYEQVLLKQQQGEVLELLPIHRQLSHELAQLITDIEFPKPQRAQVLQLKEVLSSDTLQVEELLSAYQTILRLLLENIAREKSTSQEFLQTLNDALTSVRDIVSDSYSQTQHSQQSKQRLNLEINSQVNNVLGSINEIDEISLLKQKITEHLSALQNSLARKEALEQRETALLQKSVNTLRKELADLSAETLSYKERLFEQQKINQLDSLTQLPNRAALDERMEQEFRRFQHNQSTLWIAVADIDHFKLINDSFGHSTGDKTLQVIAMALKNSLRDTEFVARYGGEEFVLLIPDVSANDITQLLNRVREKIKNIPFKFKNQRITVTLSIGAAQVFNGEHILDTFERADAALYKAKHESRDRVIID
- a CDS encoding tetratricopeptide repeat protein, coding for MIAEAETKLGKYFRSQDKLEQALKHYIAAYQLSSQENSLYQKAVLQLNLAKLYRDLEQWDDALNYSHQAIDSFKKLNFDAYLSSCMTVIATVYAHQEEWNKAIDYYLNAQQIDAKLQNIIAQGLNFHNLGEAYFKLGNPENALDYLHQANKIFRERHSNHYLVYNELLIAQVANASHTWELVLDHAQKAEALAQQLHLDAELAEALGYQVNAYKAKGDNQTVVALQDKLLTLKQSQIAQQQDQQQQRQSGELNEQQLTLKVTQLQQQNQRQQEILNTRDYFIGAILLLLVVAGSYCLYLLREQYRHKRQLAVIRQCNTTDPITALPGFRGFCEQIYENCTAIALLAVKTEFAADLVRGHHQASKRQQTLLHKLRHLSKAQVYSLRPGLYGLVFEEALNAKQLQHRLDGLTLDEQPLMTDFGFIPHPLLADTDVQLPTAILYETLQLALSASLSLPSAESHYVALSALDFTPSGIFSNPLYEQLEKGIDRGFIRIETNGNKSEIHWPPTVMSAISDNHDII
- a CDS encoding M61 family metallopeptidase gives rise to the protein MSQAAAEVQYQIDLSSPEHHLAQVQALFPQTDSHILHVNLPIWRTGRYQVLPLADGVRHFEARDAAGQALSWQRTDVGEWQVQLDKPTAVTISYQLYANELGQRVRHIDATHAFLDASGTLVYSPEFRQEPVQVALRVPDHWQSYSGMGRLGAQQFSAANYDVLVDSPIESGISQQRSFEADGKAYQLVVWGEGNYNLEQIVSDLQKVTAESQAIWHGYPFDHYVFMVHATSGARGATEHINSTIIQLPRFNFRERKDYLRFISTAAHEFIHTWNVKAYRPAAMVPYRYQQENMTPLLWIAEGSTSYFQNQLLLRAGVMTPKEFLDDLAKRIEANQHTPGREVQSVAAASLNQWTSGGGDYAANNSVNIYSEGYMASLALDFSLLHDTALKASYREVHKRLYQDYRVPKGYQVADVLQILQQLSGRDYHDWWQQHVDSPLSLDFAALLAQAGLQLSYGNDSKMQPYLGISLGDGLTLKRVARNSPAWQAGIGAGDELIAVNGIKVTAESFGKRLNDFQAGETITLTLFSNDTLVSHQVVLGQQPSGTLQLQPVKEVSRHQKAFFKAWLGIDWPFDNKGNFKA